A window of Microtus pennsylvanicus isolate mMicPen1 chromosome 16, mMicPen1.hap1, whole genome shotgun sequence genomic DNA:
ACCATGGCAGAGATGAATGCAAAATGGAGGTTTGTTGAGGAAATTTTGATATTATAAggttaagaaaacaattttaaccCCAAATTTCCTAGCAGCAATCCAGCCACCACTGAGGGTTTTGCAACTTGTACTGTAAACTAGCTTAGGTGGGAGGGCAAGGGCACAATACTAAAAATAGCCAGTCTCTTACTCTGGGGCCACCACAACAGCATCAAGTCTGCTGGCTGTTATTCGGTTCATGAAATCATAGGGCCGCATCTCTGAAATGACAGACATAAATACAGACAGAGCTTTGTAAATGCCAGGCAATGGAAACCCAGACACATCTATGAATCCTAAGAGAAATCAGAATTGTGATTACTTAATTAAAATCTTGCAGTCTACACTTTGGCCAGCACATGTAAAAAAATCTCCACTGGAGTTAGAAAACCTTCCTTAACTCCTACGCACTAAATCCCTCCTAACCCAGGCCAGAAGAGAAGACTCTTGCTAGTTCACAATGAAAGAAGCTTGCTGTGCCTTGATGACCTGTTTGGGATTCTCAAAAAACTTGCTCTGTCTTCCTGTGTTGCCAGCTTCACCTGACTCCAGTTTCACAGCCTGGTGCGCTGTGACTGCTCTCCTGCCTCTCATTTCTGCGGTCAGTTCCATCTGGAGGAGGCTGTGGCTGAGCAATGCTGAAGGACCACACCAGGCATTGCCTCACAGACAGTGACTGACGAGCAGTGGTGATGATCACAGTCCCCAAGCTTAAATAGTAGCAAGCTATTGTATTATAGAGAGAAAAACGTTTATGACTTGACTCTCTCAAAGTAACCATGTCTATACCATAAAATTGGCTATAAATCAGGACTCTAGAAGTAAGTTGAAGATAATATTAtaatcatttttataatattcataAATTTAGGTAGTCACCTTAATTCATCTATCTTTAACTATTTTTAGAGTTCTCAGACTTTGTAATAAAGGGACTTTAATTTACCTAAAGCCTAATATAGTTTGCaggataatattttaaatgatttttttcataataagAAGTTTAGGctttaaaatacactttaaattgcatttttgaacgtaattgaaaattttaattgtAGTTAAAATCAATCAGCATATTCTTGTTTACCATATTTTTTACATGAATTAACTATGGATTGAATTTAGTTGTTATATCAAGAGGTAGGGACAAAATAAGCTTATTATGATTAAAATCTTAGCAGATATCCATGCAAAATTTGTAAGTAACAACCAATTAATTTAAAAgggaatttattatataaaacataatagCTTCTGTTAAAAGCTCAATGGAAAAATTAACTCATTGCAGGAGAAGGTGTAACAAGATCATGAGATGCAGAGAATTGCATTTCATATAGCAATTGCAATCAAATTAAAACACAGATTAAAAAAGACACTTACTGCAGCTTCCCGTTACATAAGCACCACCATGAATGTAAACGACAGCTGGTCTCGGTCTTTCAGACTTTCTTTTTGGCAAATACAGACGAACAGGAATGTTACTGAAGTCTGTGTCAATCACTGTAAGGTTTTCATCTGAAATTGCCTCTATATTTTGAGTTCTcattaatatgaagaaaaaatctTCAAATTTCATTAGAcccatattttcaaataatgtgGCCtatcaaaacaaaattcaaatgcatgcattttttttgttttagtaacACTAAATTCACATAAAGATGCAATGTGAAAGAGAGTAAGTACTGCAACAATGCCATAGTGTGTATAGCACATCCTTCTCCAAAGGAGAAACGCACATctcagaagatggagaagaaaggtgtggaaacacagaagggaaagaaagatggcTGAAATACAATGTCTTCCTAACACGACAAGGCACTTGCACGTATCACCTCATAGATGCTCCTGTTATCTGTATGAGATGTGCACATGACCAAATCAAATAATTTGGAAGCATTCATTGGGGCTTTGAAACACAAGATCATTcactgttttgtgtatgtgttctcCCTaaaccttcctcttcccagagtacCTATAAGACTTCCAGACAGAAGTACATTTTGGTAAAAAATAACATGGTGTACTCTTGAGTTCAGTTATTGAATTTGTCATTATAAAATCTGTATTCTAGCAACACAGACCTAATATAGAAAACAGCAGTAGCAAGTGCCAAGATGTGGCCCTTGAGCGTCAGAATGCCTCTGAGACATGTTAGGAAGCACATGTGTCACACAGCACACTCTCTGCCCATGAAGATGCAGTGCAGCTTGCCAGTGAGCTTCCTAGATGGGCTCCCACAGCAGACTAATTCAAAAGAAGATATGACAGCCAGATAGCTCCCACAAATAATTATAAAGTGATatgaaaaaatcagaaataaattcCACTCTCGTGAtgttttttgattattaaaagatactttattttaacattaacaCAGAACTTATATAAACCTGTATTGAAATCATCATCACCATTTGACTAACTATTAACACACTTAAAATTGGTCAATGTAAATCAAATATAAACTTTTTTGATATGAGAGTGTACAATTTTGAATATAGGAAGCCTAAGaactacttaaaaagaaaaaaagatactaaaacagtagaaggagaaaaataaatcaaaattttatgATATGAATGATTTTACATGTGAGCTTAAGAAGACATACGAGCCTTTCTGAGAGCCATCAAATATATTCAAGCATCTGAACAATTACTCAAATATTCCTTTAGTAATACTGGTTATTTTTGCTGTCAATATATACTTAACTTTAGAAGTACACATTTTCAAACATTGCATCTTCAGTAGATAATAAAGAATGTTAGCAATTAACTCAAATGTTAACTACATGAACTATAATATTATTTGTTAGGTAAAGCATTAGAAAAAGCAAAGTCTCTCTCAAAATACTGACTCAATACACTTCATTTGTAACAAGGCCTCCCAATTTCCCAGGAAAAATATATTACCGTAAGCGTTGCTATTTTCGTAAGAATGTCTATGAGTCTCACTTTCCAGGGTTCTTCAATGTTTTCTGGTATGGGTATATAAGTATAATAAGCAAGAAGGATGCAAGATAATCCAAAGAGCAGCGTTTTATTCCCCATGATAAAACTCCAAACCTCTCTCTGCTTATAGTCAAATTGCTACCTCATATATAAATCGCTAAACAGTCAGACAAAGGTAGCAGGCCAAGTCTTCCAGACAACACGGCAATAAAGCAACTCATTTACTATTCAGTTCTAAGATCAGGCCACTGTTGTAACAGATAATGCAGCTTTGCTTCTTTGTGTAACACAAAGTACCTTAAATAATCTATTGAAAATTGGGTCAAGAGTAAAACCATCACGAGAAGATCAATTTCTTTCACATCAGTGAAACACATCTTAGTGAGACTCACAGCACAGGAAAGATTAAAATCCACTTTCTGGcgtcattttaaaaaaagtagtgacaagaatttaaaaataattcatgagTAACATTTAAACAACGCAAAGGCAAAAGCCTATAGAAcagattattttataaaaataaaacctactaTGTCAAGTAAGCACTAGGAGAGCACTAGAAGGCAGGAAACTAAATGCTggacaaaattatataaattattcacTTAATGAAGAAATATGTGGGCAATATTAATCACACATTGAAGTTAAGCTTAGGGATACATAAGCTACTTGCATAATAATgagaatattatattatattatattatattaagcaAACATTTGTAGCAGCATTGTAATATGTTCTGCATTaagcaagaaataaatatttgaataaaccTGACATATATCTGTTCTTTTATGAaatttccttgcttttcttttcattgttctaAGCTCTGTCTATGaatattctcaaagaataaacttCCTATTTGAGGCCACTTCCATGTTACTATAAGAAATTTGAGGCAGAAACTGTTAGTGGCATGATTAATTGTTCCATGTTGTTTTTTGCTATTCTTCCCAAAACTGTTTTCATATCTGCCAGAACAAAAACATGTGCAGGCCAAAAATGCCTTGTGCAAATAGAGAATTGTGCACTGGAGaaaccaggaaaattaaacacacagcTTACCACTCTCCCTGGAATGCTAGGAATGATGTATTCTTACAATTAGGTGATCCATTACTTTTTGATGAGATAGACTCTGCCTGTATTTTCCAGAATTAGTTTTTCTTCAAGCCCTTTCTCCCTAAACCTGGAGCATCATTTACAGACCATAAACCCCACCCTTATGAATGATGTCACTTGTGTTTTACATAGGCTAAGTGACCCCTATGTTATCTTGAGACCACGCCAGTCTTAACACACATCAGTACTATGTTTACCTTAACACAAGCTTTCTACACACTAAATCATGGGTAGTATCTCTGAGACAAGAGTTTCCAGTCTTGTGAAAGAAATCTGATGTACTTTCGAATCTCAGTGTTAATGTCTTAAAAGTTGTTATTCAAAATAACAGTtgttaaaaatgttaaaagttgTGCATTGTGGACTGAATTAATTGTTATTGAAATACcttattaaaaaattatactaTGCTTAAACATGGCTAAAACAAAATGATCTGGACCAGACGCTAGAAGTCCTGGTTTCAGCACAGGTTACAACAAAATCAGACTAAGTCATTCTTATCTCTTTGTGGACCATTTTCCCCCTACCTGCTATAAAGCCGGAAAGAtaaacactacaaaaaaaaatcagaaaaagtcaTTCTTCCTCAGCATTTGGGCATAAATATATGACTGCTGGATAGAATATGCTGAGAAGAGCAGGGTATAATTATGCATTCCGGAGTATATATGCCTAGTtattggttgttcagctctttattagaccaaccaggtgctTTGggcagacaaagtaacacagcttcacagagttaaacaaatgcagcataaaatattgcagcacatctttgcatcattaaacaaatattccacaacataagtaaaagtaaaacattttaaattaatatttcacactattttccccttttcatttaaattgaaacaaaaagttttaaactttaatatagtaaaactaaatacaacaaaaacaactattacctttacattattttgtccattttatttagcaaattcagagaaaatattgcaTTATCTATCTCATCTTAGTCATTCTAGCcgtttttaaaattcattatatttaattttgaatcAGACACcctatatgacatttaaatacaAGTTAATATCCACATACTTAtggaatgaaattatttttatattatgcctAGAAATGGACTGTTAATATGATAATATTtccactatctatctatctatctatctatctatctatctatctatctatctatatggcAGGATTGGTTACTGTGAACATGATTCCAACATTTTATACCTAATATATATTCTATCattactaaagaaaactatacctctaattatttagtttttaactccatcaaagatcccagaaggaagATGTAATGTTACCTAACAATGTAGATATCTGGTTGCTTGGACAATCACATGAGCTGTTTGGCAACATTGAAGCACTCATCTTTGACCTACaagcctagaatatctggcagacttttcagtgaaccAGGAAATCTGAAGGGAAGGACAGTCACACGTTGTATTGACAAAGGTCATCAGTTGCTTTCCTCTGTTTCCTACAGAATGTAAGGCAGACTACTCTGTGAAATGGGAATCTCCAAGGACTGCCCTGCCATGTCTTGGTGAAgtgcaagtctttttttttctgtcttgcctATACAGTCTGTATAACATACTTTCAAACAGTCAAGGCAAAAGCAATTTTTTGCCGAAATGGCTAGTGTTGCCTCACTGAAAGCAAATTCTATGCAGATTTTCGTTGATGCCCACCATCCTTTTGTGaaataaattggtgctgccaggagtagatgttCCTTCTTCACATGAAATGCCCTATATTAGCAAAATACtttgaatgccatattctatagatttttgaagtgtttgaagatcatttatctatctaaaatatatctgtgtatgatCTTAAAATATACCAAACATATCTATGAATCTGATTGTTACAGAAGACTAATTATTGACTATTCAGTAGGGTGcattttttgtcttcttgactgtgtctttgctttacagaagcttctcagtttcaggaggtcccatttatttattgttgctctcagtgtctgtgctggcATTATATTTCGGAGGTGGTCTaatgtgcccatgcattgaaggctacttaccactttctcttctatcaggttcagtgtgattagatttatattgaggtttttaacccatttgcacttgagttttgtgtttgacaatagatatggatctattttcattcttctacatgttgacatccagttatgccatcaccTTTTGTCCGGAGGCATTACCTTACCTGACATAGAACTCTCATACATacctacagtaatgaaaacagcttggtattggcataaaaacagagacattgaccaatggaatcgaattgaagacctggatattaattcacacacctatgaacacccaatttttgacaaagaagtgaAAATTATACaacggaaaaaagaaagcatctttaagaaATGTACTTTCAAATTCAATAAATAGGTAATGTTGATTTCAACGTATTTATTCTGTGTTTTAAcacctagtttggttctatgttCTTGAAATGGTTGTTTTAGTTCCTTTACTGAAGTGAAGGCTCATGAGAACAGACGTTTAGTCTTCTCCTCCACCTGACTGTCTTGGGATGGTGTGGGTGGAACATGTTTCTTCGTTTCTAGAGCTACTTCTATCTAGCTAATCAGTTCTCTTCTTGGCTTAGCTAGAGagtagagttttttgtttgtttgtttgttttttcccccatGCCCATGTCTTTGGAGGTTACTGGTATTTCATGCTCAAAATCTTGGCAAGATTAAACAGAAACAGACCCGGAGCAGCAAACCATTACAGTGTCCTTTGAGTTTTGAGCTCCTTGGCAGGTATTCTGCTTCTATTCAGCTTTTAGGTTCTCTGTACTTTATTCATCGGTGCCATTcactaattttatttatatttggtgGGAAAACAGAGTAAATCTTAGCTGCTCCCTTTCCCTGCATGCAGAATTTTGCTCTTCTACCTTTTAGTCAGTTGGAAACACTTTGGTCTGGTTTGTCCATTGTCAAGTCTACCGCTAAAGACTCTGATCTTGTTATAAGTCAAGTtgggaaatgttttctttaagtaaGAGAGTAGCATTACTCATCTTTATTGAAATGATTAGTATATATCAGTtatattttatgtctattttacATTTGCTGTGTGCCCCTCTGTAAGATATAATTTcttaacatatttattattttacccaGAAGGGCTTAACTTTTGTTCTACctgttgtttttgtatttatgcctttaatcacctttttttcctttttattggttTAGACTATTTCTACTCAGTATACTTAAATGCTTACCTGTTTCCAATACAGGAGCAGGCATTACCTACGTTCCTATTTCCTGGTCTAGCTGTTTACTCAATTGCTTGATATCTGCTTCGTGAAAGCATACAACATTTGGACCTACTCTTCTGCCCTCATCCACagttataaacacacacaaacacacaaacaaatacatttattttttattactttaaaaataataccaatccaaatttccacttactcccctcctctcacttaCTAGTTAACtagaaatttgaaaattatttcatttctaccAAAGTAAATAATGTAAGAAATATTTTGTCCGTTTGGGTTGTTAGTTATTTGATTAGTGACTcctttgttttataaattcaGGAACAAAAAGATTACTGTAGATATTTAAATTCATAGTTATCatgagtaaaattaaaaatacagaaacagtAATTAAGCTTTCCTGGTTTGCCTATAACAATTTACTGTTCAAATGCCAAAGAAGAATCACATATGATAAGGTAAGAGAACAATGATGAGGTCACTGTTAAGGTGACAAAAATGTCAAACTGCAgtgaaagaaaattaatgaaagtAATGAGGATAGGGGTTGTTTATCAACtgaattcacagatatccatCATTTTCCAATTTGCTCAGCTGTAAGCTAAAGGGTAAAACAGGTGAAAACAACCATTTGGAAACAACAGCAATACCAAGACATCAGATGATTTGACAATGATTTTCGCGCCTCCCAGTGGAAATGGAGTTACTTATGCCTTGTTGGTACTGGCAGAGGTGTGGGTCCCATAATAACAGAAGCGAGTAGGCCTACATATCAACAGTTCAGATGACTTCCTAGGTCAGGCATGCAGTAGGCTAATGATGCActtcaaaatatgaaaacaatacTATGAATAATTCTGACTACATAAAGAGTTGGCTAGGTATCATCTTGGATTAGGAATCATTGTCTAAAAGAGGATGAagtttcagctttttaaaaaatcaaattgtaaTTGCCTAACATCAGCGTCCATTTTCTCTTCGAAATTTATACGTCCCCTATTCCCCtcaaattgcacacacacacacacacacacacacaaacacacacaaatgattaaatatataaagaaaatgtgcttaaGTTCTTTTAGTGCTACTTCCACATATGTGATTCTAGTGCTGACAACTTGATTTCAGATAGCCAATGAGGAGGTTCACTCCTGTTGttgaatattgctttaactatgtgaaggtgtgttacatttgtttatgctgcatttgtttaactatgtaaagaagtGTTGCATTGGTTTTACTTTGGGTGCAGAAtgtacctgattggtctagtaacaaaatgaatggtcaatagctaggtaGTAGAGGGGTAGGTGGGACTGGTGGGCAGACAGAATAagcaggaggaggaatctaggctccagagagaataagggagaaagagagggacatgccCAGATCCAGCATGTCAGGCATCTACCGGCcaacagacagagaggaagcaggaagtaggACTTACagaatttaagaaatttaaaaatcctctaggcaaaatgtagatgaagaaaaatgGTTTAACTAGTAACAAGAGCTAGTGGTAGAAGCATAAAATAAGGTCAAGAATTCATGAGtgataataagtctccatgttatgatttgggggctggcagtccaAGAATGCCTGCTACACATACACGGCTTGATCttactaaagtttaaataagGTTCAAATGTTTAAGCTTTGGGACATCTGTGCTGAAGACGTTAACCTTGGTGCCCAATACACAGAAAAGTATATTAGTAAGTTATAAGCAATAAATAGACTTCATGTACAGTGAATGTTTTAAATACTGATCTAATTTACAATGACAAAATTGAATTTTTGTATGAACAACACACAATTAAAACTTGTGACTGAAATACAGTTTAATGATCACTGCAAACAAATGCCACTACAATGTTCTACCTCCTCATTCATCACCACATTCTTGTCATTGCCTTGAATCTCCTGCCCTTTTAAATATAACAGTGTTCACATTTTAGTACTGAAGTATTCAGTTTGATTTCTCAGTAGATTATCTGTAGTATTATATCTGTAGTATTATTATAGTAGATCAGTTTGATCTACTCAGTTTGATTTCTCAGTAGATTATCTCTACTCATGGTGTTAAAGATGGCAACAAAATGAATATCTCCATTTTATTGAAttgaaaattatcaaaattaagtAGCTTTTCAAATATACTAACCATACTTCTCCTAATTAGGTTTATCCAAAGTTTAAGTCATGTTTAAACCATTTAATtataaaacactttaaattatAACCTTTAGGTGAAATTATTAGCTATATGTACTGCCTAGGTATATGTACAATTGATTTATAGATTTTCTTGTAGCCAAGTTATATACTTATCTATTATTCTCAAACCTGAATGTAAATACATTGGTGCTGTGGCAAATGATATGGCTCCATGAATTCCGTCCtctatgtgttcatgtgtaaCTGGAACTCCTATATTTCTGAGTCGGGTGACATAAATAAGTCCATCATCTCTTAGAATGTCATGTTCACATGTGATGATATAAGTTAATGGCAAATTTTGTAACTGGGAGTCATTGACTAACAAAGGTGACAGTCTACTATCCAGAAGTGCTGGATAGGAAGCATTCATCTTCCCAAGAACGGGCTCCCTATAAACATGGTTCTTCTTATACTTCTCAGGAAGGAAGTGACTCCAGTTCACAAACTTGAACAAGTCTCTTGATCCTTCAGGCATGTGGTCATTTCTCAGTATTGCCTCTGGTAGTTCTTCATCTTCTGTTAGATATCGGATTGACACCTTAATTGCTAACTTCCTTGACAAAAAGGGACCGTTTTCATACTCTCGATAAGATGGTGTCCACGTATCAATTACCTGTAGCTTAGGGTATATTATGGCTTGTGCcttaattttgtttctgtattctgGATCATTTTGTAGCTGTAAAGAAAACACACGGTGAGTGTTAATGAGTCAACAGCTTTAACGAAAAAGAATTGGTAACTTTGTTTTAATGTCCTGaggtaaataaatttattaaactgAAATAGTGTCTGAGTATTGCTCTCATAATATTTACTCATAGTCTGAAAAACGAGACTCTCATTCCACCGTCTTGATACTTGGCAGCCAAACAAGACCATGAGCTGGAGAATTCTACTAGAGATGGCAGAATGGCTATATTCTAAAATACTTTTAGTTTTTGGTGACAGGttgtttttatctatctatcacatACTGTACTCCTGTATTAGACTCCGATATAACTTTAACCTAGGCCTGTGTCATCATGCCCACCTTGCTTATGTTGACATACAGGAATCTACAATAGCAGAAACAATGAATATAGTGAAATAGCATGTCAAAAACCCATTCAGATGGACCATGAACAAGGTATCCAGATGGGGGACATCTTAGCAAAACTCTTCCCTTTCCCAATCTTTCACAACTCACAGCCTTTTGTACGGTCACACCCATGCTTTTGGGTGGAGTGGTCACTCTTACCCCAAAGTCAATGTGGTGTTAAATTTTGTATAAACATGGAGACCCTCTCTCCCACTGCCCTTGCTCTTAGAACCTCAGAAGGAAAACCACTGCAGTTAGAGTGCtatcctctgcctcctcagttaGAATAGTCAGCTCAGGCAAAGAGGTATATAGTACCCACTGTGTCATAAATTGCTTCAATTATTTCTAGTCTTTTTTGTGAAGGTGCCTTTATAAATTGTAGGAGATTCCCCAAAGGATTGGAGATGTAGGAGAGGCAATGGTTTAGCAGAGATTCCTCATGCCTCCCACTGTGACTGACAAAGCAGGATATACAGGATGacagcaggccaggagagggcctgCTGGTAGGCACTATCAGAGCAGGTCTTAGCAAGTCAGAACCAGCATAGAATCGTTTCTGTGGTAACATAGAGCAATGGAAAGAaacagggaggatggagggatagaTGAATCTAGAAGATCCCATTATCCTTAAGTGTTGCTGGTGTGCAACTGAACGTATTTTGTCACAAATATATTAATACTAATAGCCATACGTCCTCCCCTATACTGCCTGCTAATCTAGGATCCAATGTCTCCACCTTATTTTAAgaattaagtaaaatttaatCTTCTTCATTTACATGGGATATAAAATGTCCAATGAAAATTATTACATGTGCTGTGGCAAGACCTTTGGAGCCTATATAGGGACCCTGCAGTGTCTAACCCCAAGTTTTCCTCGTTTGGACTTTTATTTCACTTTGTTCTGATAGAGACATTACTCTAATTCTTCCTTCTTGGAATATGAAAGTATTTAATTCGTTTATTATCTTTTGGGAACCCACAGTAATAGACTTTGAAATTTTAGAGAAACTGGGTATTTTAGCTAGCATTAAAACTTATACTAAACAATTGTTCATAGTTATtgttgtgtaatttttttaaaaaaaatagtatgatAATGTAGACTCGATGTTGTGACTATATTCCAAGTAGCTGGGGGCTGTTAAAAAGAGATTGCAAGCTCATGGCATAGCCATATTACAGAACAGATTCAAATTCAGCCTGGGATGCTTAACAAGAAACCAACTCAAGAAGAGCTTAAAAAGAGGTAGTTCCGTAGTTCCATGGTAGATCATTTGTCTAGTGAACATATATCATTAGATTCAGTACACACTAagcacatgtgcgcgcacacacacatacacacacacacacagaatagtaTTATGAAATTCTTATGCTACATCACCTAATTTCTTTACTACAACCATATCTAAATCTAAAATAATGCAAAAGAATAAATTGTTTGGTTATGTTACATTTTATAACTTACAGTAAAAACATCATTCAGACACAATAATTAAAGTACTTCCTTTGAGTTAGGACTAAATTGTGCTGGTTCCAatcatacataacacacataacATACCAGTTGAGTCACTGATCCTACCAAGGCACCCCCAGAGCTGTCTCCTGAAATACAGATGTGAGCAGGATCCACGCCATATTTTTCCAGAACTTTATCCTGGAGAAAGAACTTGATCGCAAAAATACAATCTTCAAGGGCAGCTGGGAATAGATACTGAGGAGCAagtctgtagctttagaggtaaatcaaacaaacaaaaaaaagaaacaaagaaattaagaTACTTATGATTAGGGTAAAGTATCTaattatctctaaaatatactagcagatatacaaataaattttgGCCCTACTTTGAACCTTTAAACCTATCAAATAAACCtagtcttaaaataaataacttctattttaaaataagacacTGGTTTAGAAGTGTTTTTTTATCTTAGTGCAATGAGGAGAAGAACAAGATACCATATATTCTCACCCTAATGAAGCCTGTAACTTCACCAAGCCCTGAAAATGCAGTTGGTGACTCAAAAGCAATTCATGATCATGGATGAGATTattcaagaaatttaaaatcaCAAAATCTGAGAGCAAAGTGTTGGTAGTTGTCTTCAATTAGAAATTTATTTGGCCAAAATTTCATAGAATTGTAGAATTTCATTTCCTAAGCATGAGGATTTGAATTAAAACAAGCAGTTCGATATGTGGATATGTAAGCTATTTCAATGAGCATTATTAATATACTGTGATTCATTagacaaaatatataatatcttCACTTCCTCATCATCACGCCCATCTCACTATGCATTCCTTTGTAGAATCATGTTTCAAAtgctctattttcttttattcttacaaTTAGGATTAGAAATCTTGAATTATTTATAGTTCTATAATAAACAATATTATTCATATAGTccttataaatttttaaatttaaaggtgTCTCTAAGTGTTTAAAAATAGCATAATATCAACCATGAAACATCAAAATACAATTTTAACTGAAAGTGAAGAAAAACGTTGCTTGCAATATTTTAGAATCCTTAAACTAGATATAATTTTACTCTCTTAAAATCTTATGTAAATTATAATGTGATAAAGTTGGTTATATTATAATGATAAAGGCATGCTTACATTACAACTATGCATTGAAAATTTCTCAAATGTAAGTGATTCCACTTGCTTTAAAGCAGTGTCTATGAGCATGACATTACTGAACCTGCTAGTTCATGCTACCTGACTTTATTATACCATCAGAAAAAATTCTTCATAATGTTTCTGCAAAAATCTATAATT
This region includes:
- the LOC142836539 gene encoding arylacetamide deacetylase-like 2; its protein translation is MGNKTLLFGLSCILLAYYTYIPIPENIEEPWKLRLIDILTKIATLTATLFENMGLMKFEDFFFILMRTQNIEAISDENLTVIDTDFSNIPVRLYLPKRKSERPRPAIVFIHGGAYVTGSCKMRPYDFVNRITASRLDVVVVAPDYRLAPQYLFPAALEDCIFAIKFFLQDKVLEKYGVDPAHICISGDSSGGALVGSVTQLLQNDPEYRNKIKAQAIIYPKLQVIDTWTPSYREYENGPFLSRKLAIKVSIRYLTEDEELPEAILRNDHMPEGSRDLFKFVNWSHFLPEKYKKNHVYREPVLGKMNASYPALLDSRLSPLLVNDSQLQNLPLTYIITCEHDILRDDGLIYVTRLRNIGVPVTHEHIEDGIHGAISFATAPMYLHSGLRIIDKYITWLQENL